From Acidobacteriota bacterium, one genomic window encodes:
- a CDS encoding ABC transporter ATP-binding protein — MAVLKLEKIARDFSDGRQMRRVLFPTNLEFEPGALTVLSGPSGSGKTTLLSILGLVLRPSEGSLHLDGREVTSLSDEEAARLRLQKFGFVFQQPMLIEGLTVLENVALAFAVQGARLPPHFRDKADGLLKALGLEGTAHMQPRLLSGGMKQRASLARALIKDPAILLCDEPTSALDAESGQAVMAILKRIAIEERRVVIVVSHDARVFPYADRLVKIESGTIVSDTRERYVEAKEGQ; from the coding sequence CCGACGGCCGCCAGATGCGGCGGGTGCTGTTCCCGACCAACCTGGAGTTCGAGCCGGGTGCGTTGACGGTGCTCTCCGGGCCGTCCGGCAGCGGCAAGACCACGCTTCTTTCCATCCTGGGGCTGGTCCTGCGTCCCTCCGAAGGGTCACTGCACCTGGACGGACGGGAGGTCACATCCCTCTCGGACGAGGAGGCCGCACGGCTCCGGTTGCAAAAATTCGGCTTTGTCTTTCAGCAGCCGATGCTGATCGAAGGCTTGACCGTCCTGGAAAACGTCGCGCTGGCGTTTGCCGTCCAGGGCGCCCGCCTGCCGCCTCATTTCCGCGACAAGGCGGACGGGCTGCTGAAAGCCCTCGGTCTCGAGGGGACGGCCCACATGCAGCCCAGGCTTCTTTCCGGCGGGATGAAGCAACGGGCTTCCCTGGCGCGGGCCTTGATCAAGGACCCGGCCATCCTTCTCTGCGACGAGCCGACATCGGCCCTGGATGCGGAAAGCGGACAGGCGGTCATGGCCATCCTGAAGCGGATCGCGATCGAGGAGCGCAGGGTGGTCATCGTCGTCTCGCACGATGCACGGGTTTTCCCTTACGCCGACCGCCTGGTCAAGATCGAAAGCGGGACCATTGTCTCCGACACCCGGGAGCGCTACGTGGAGGCGAAAGAAGGCCAATGA